One segment of Pseudophryne corroboree isolate aPseCor3 chromosome 10, aPseCor3.hap2, whole genome shotgun sequence DNA contains the following:
- the LOC134966566 gene encoding espin-like protein — protein sequence MTEDDINRIEKQIENLQVMHKVQKVETELEQLEHELQQLLPVSAALTQEHFTVNPKQMQGRADDLPAWCSKISTLLKSMAILLATLGGKEVDLADLVSRDVSEQSQNAPKDGGTNIGRSQSFSSTREEVEKEIKQFGVSVKNLKANYELYTQPQSAYDASGRIYKRKRSLPVGTTAYSYGREPILEEDYITSNEQFNVLNDATSRPHEDQSIILSQSQLTYHNEDVFPTEIDASNQGNIMDELGEPLFSPDHMTRSLPVQTELSCVQDYIDMRKERIVYLFLEHWKKWTFTESVKSSTPKKKISGSISSDLDIDKTEGDHDENSIKMTKGPSDDDRLLYFMKQRQVVGKLISHWRSIICQVPTRQIRRLSRANMLYWPEHFLPHVNGLPVEYSSLTLDLFMLGYFQLLEMSMSREERKFRHILCYEMFDRLGSHSWELIRAFHKVVMEEIESGKRDWTDGFEDLKQRFFGDSIEGDVDGARVTEQLEETITQTKPEDEPKVTMDTKEKESIVASNELTPLPKSRKDSIQLVSELGEFTNDDICRYIDRSFSFWKEKEAEMFDI from the coding sequence ATGACCGAAGATGATATCAATCGTATTGAGAAACAAATTGAGAACCTTCAAGTGATGCATAAAGTCCAGAAAGTGGAAACCGAGCTGGAGCAGCTGGAACACGAGCTTCAACAACTCCTGCCAGTATCTGCCGCCTTAACCCAGGAGCACTTCACTGTTAATCCCAAACAAATGCAAGGCAGAGCTGATGACCTCCCTGCTTGGTGTTCCAAAATCTCCACACTCTTAAAAAGCATGGCCATCCTCCTGGCAACACTTGGCGGTAAAGAAGTTGATCTTGCTGACTTGGTGAGCAGAGATGTTTCTGAGCAGTCACAAAATGCACCAAAAGATGGTGGCACAAACATTGGCAGATCTCAGTCCTTTAGCTCCACCAGAGAAGAAGTTGAAAAGGAAATCAAACAGTTTGGTGTGTCGGTCAAAAATTTAAAAGCTAATTATGAATTGTACACACAGCCTCAAAGTGCATATGATGCATCGGGCAGAATATATAAAAGGAAGAGATCCTTACCCGTAGGAACAACGGCTTACAGCTATGGAAGGGAACCCATCTTGGAAGAAGACTACATAACAAGCAATGAGCAGTTTAATGTTCTGAATGACGCTACATCTAGACCCCATGAGGATCAGTCGATCATACTTTCCCAATCCCAGCTGACATACCACAATGAAGATGTCTTCCCAACAGAGATAGATGCTAGTAACCAAGGCAACATTATGGATGAGTTAGGAGAGCCATTGTTCAGCCCAGACCACATGACCAGAAGTCTACCTGTGCAGACAGAACTCAGCTGTGTGCAAGACTACATCGATATGAGAAAAGAAAGAATAGTCTACCTTTTCCTTGAGCACTGGAAGAAATGGACATTCACAGAGTCAGTTAAAAGCAGCACTCCTAAAAAGAAAATCAGTGGTTCCATCAGCAGTGATTTGGACATTGATAAAACCGAAGGCGACCATGATGAAAATAGCATAAAAATGACGAAAGGGCCAAGTGATGATGATCGACTTCTATACTTTATGAAGCAGAGGCAAGTTGTCGGAAAGTTGATCAGCCACTGGAGAAGTATAATCTGTCAAGTTCCCACCAGGCAAATACGCCGCTTGAGCAGAGCAAACATGCTTTATTGGCCTGAGCACTTTTTACCACATGTGAATGGTTTACCTGTGGAATATTCAAGCCTAACATTGGACCTCTTTATGTTGGGTTACTTTCAGCTATTAGAAATGTCCATGTCGCGAGAAGAGAGAAAATTCAGACACATTCTGTGCTATGAAATGTTTGACCGCCTTGGCAGCCATAGCTGGGAGCTCATTCGAGCATTTCATAAGGTCGTCATGGAAGAAATCGAATCCGGAAAGAGGGATTGGACCGATGGATTTGAGGACCTAAAGCAACGTTTTTTTGGGGACAGTATAGAGGGAGACGTAGATGGTGCAAGAGTAACAGAGCAACTAGAGGAAACTATAACTCAAACCAAACCCGAGGATGAACCCAAGGTTACCATGGACACCAAAGAAAAAGAAAGCATAGTGGCTTCCAATGAACTAACTCCTCTTCCTAAAAGTAGGAAGGACTCTATCCAGCTAGTATCAGAACTGGGAGAATTTACTAATGACGACATATGTCGGTATATTGATCGCAGCTTTTCATTTTGGAAAGAGAAAGAAGCAGAGATGTTTGATATATGA